From the Gavia stellata isolate bGavSte3 chromosome 22, bGavSte3.hap2, whole genome shotgun sequence genome, one window contains:
- the GNA13 gene encoding guanine nucleotide-binding protein subunit alpha-13 has translation MADFLPSRSVLSGCFPGCLLTSGEAEQQRKSKEIDKCLNREKTYVKRLVKILLLGAGESGKSTFLKQMRIIHGQDWDRAAREEFRATIYSNVIKGVRVLVDAREKLHIPWGDPANQSNGDTMMAFDTRSVTVVQGMVETAVFLQYLPAIRALWADSGIQHAYDRRREFQLGESVKYFLDNLDKLGEQDYLPSQQDILLARRPTKGIHEYDFEIKNVPFKMVDVGGQRSERKRWFECFDSVTSILFLVSSSEFDQVLMEDRQTNRLTESLNIFETIVNNRVFSNVSIILFLNKTDLLEEKVQKVSIKDYFPEFEGDPHCLTDVQKFLVDCFRTKRRDQQQKPLYHHFTTAINTENIRLVFRDVKDTILHDNLKQLMLQ, from the exons ATGGCGGACTTCCTGCCGTCGCGCTCCGTGCTGTCGGGCTGCTTCCCCGGCTGCCTGCTCACTAGCGGCGAGGCCGAGCAGCAGCGCAAGTCCAAGGAGATCGACAAGTGCCTCAACCGCGAGAAGACGTACGTGAAGCGCCTCGTCAAGATCCTGCTGCTGGGCGCGGGCGAGAGCGGCAAGTCCACCTTCCTCAAGCAGATGCGGATCATCCACGGGCAGGACTGGGACCGAGCGGCCCGCGAGGAGTTCCGCGCCACTATCTACAGCAACGTGATCAAGG GTGTGAGAGTCCTCGTAGATGCCAGAGAGAAACTTCATATCCCTTGGGGAGATCCCGCTAACCAGAGTAATGGAGATACGATGATGGCTTTTGATACTCGGTCAGTGACGGTGGTGCAAGGCATGGTGGAGACAGCAGTTTTTTTACAGTACCTTCCAGCCATAAGAGCTCTATGGGCGGATAGTGGTATCCAGCACGCGTATGACAGGCGCAGAGAATTCCAGCTG gGGGAATCTGTAAAGTATTTCTTGGACAACTTGGATAAACTTGGAGAACAA gattatCTTCCCTCACAGCAAGATATACTGCTGGCACGAAGACCCACGAAAGGGATTCATGAGTAcgactttgaaataaaaaatgttcctttcaaAATGGTTGATGTAGGTGGCCAAAGGTCAGAACGGAAACGTTGGTTTGAATGCTTCGACAGTGTCACATCAATACTCTTCCTTGTCTCCTCAAGTGAATTTGACCAAGTGCTTATGGAGGATCGGCAAACGAATCGCCTTACGGAATCCCTGAACATTTTTGAAACAATAGTCAATAACCGGGTTTTCAGCAACGTCTCAatcattctctttttaaataagacGGACTTGCTTGAGGAAAAAGTACAAAAAGTGAGCATCAAAGACTATTTTCCAGAGTTTGAAGGAGATCCCCACTGCTTAACAGATGTCCAAAAATTCCTGGTGGATTGTTTTCGTACTAAACGCCGGGACCAGCAGCAGAAGCCCCTCTACCACCACTTCACCACTGCTATTAACACAGAAAACATACGGCTAGTTTTCCGTGATGTTAAGGATACCATCCTTCACGACAACCTCAAGCAGCTTATGTTACAGTGA